The window AGCCGCAAAGTCGCTGGTTTAATTTTTTGTTTTTGCCTTTTATAATATTTTGGAGATTTTAAAACTTTGAAAATTGAAGGAACGGTAGAGGATATCATTTACCGTAACGAAGAAAACGGTTATACGGTAATGGTTATTGACCATGAAGGCGACCCTGTAACAGCCGTCGGTTATTTCCCTATGCTGTCCGAAGGCGAATACTTATGTCTTGAGGGCGAATACCGTTACAACTCAAAATACGGAATGCAGTTTGAGGTCAAAAATATCTCGTCCGTATCTCCCCAATCCAAAGAAGGCATAACAAGATTTCTGGCAAGCGGGCTTATCCACGGCGTGGGCGAAGTCATAGCTTCCAGGATTGTGGATATGTTCGGGCTAAAGACTTTTGATGTAATAGAAAACAATCCCGAAGAGCTGGCTAAGGTCAAAGGCATTTCATTGGAAAAGGCCCAAAAAATAGCGCAATCTTATTCCGCCGTGCAATCAATGCGAGAGGCTGTTATGTTTTTGCAAGGGTATGGTCTGTCGCCCTCGCTATCCCTTAAGATTTACCGCGAATACGGCAATTCGGTCAAAGATATCCTCTTAAAAAACCCTTATAAGTTAGTGGAAGACATAGAAGGCATAGGTTTTTTGACGGCGGACAAAATCGCCCAAAAAATCGGCATAAAGCCCGACAGCGATTTTAGGCTGAGCGCGGGCATTATTTATATTTTAAAATCCGCCGCCGAAAAAAACGGGCATACCTATTTGCCCATTGACGAGCTTGACAAAAGCGTCCAAGACATTTTAAAAATCAACAAGTCCCAAGACGAGTTATACGCCTTTTATGAAAAACTGGCTATTGAAGGCAAACTAAAATTTTATTCCAAGCCCGAACATAAATGCGTCGCCTTATCCCATCTTTATAATATAGAAAAAAATATCGCCCAAAGGCTGCTTCATCTGATAGAAAACGCCGACGACCTAAAGATAGATTGTTCGCAAGACATACAAAATTACGAAAACAAAAAAGGCTATAAGTTTGACACGATCCAAAAACAAGCCATCTCGTCCTGCCTAAACGACGGCGTCTTGATAATAACGGGCGGGCCGGGCACGGGCAAGACCACAATTATTTCGTGCGTGCTAGATATTTTAAGACTAAAAGGCGGCAGGTTTTTGCTATTAGCCCCTACGGGCAGAGCCGCCAAGCGTCTGCAAGAGGCGAGCGGCCAAGAGGCCATGACTATACACAGGGCTTTGCAGCCCGACTTCAGAGGCCAGGGCTTTTTGTATAACGAAAACAACCCTTTGGATTACGAATATATAATCGTGGACGAAATATCCATGGTGGACGCCTATTTGATGAACGGGCTATTAAAGGCGATAAGGCCCGGAACCCATCTTATACTCGTGGGCGACAAGGACCAGTTGCCCAGCGTGGGCGCGGGCAATGTCTTTGCCGATATTTTGGCGAGCGGAAAACTTCCGACCACGCATTTGACCCAGATATATCGTCAAGGCGAAACCTCCAATATAGTCAGCAACGCCCACTTAATCAATAACGGCAAAATGCCCGTGTTTGATAACTCGCCTTCTAGCGACTTCTTTTTCTTAAGCGCAAATTCGCCCGAAAAAATCCTAAGCGCCGCGATTGAAATGGTCACAACCCGCCTGCCCGCTTTTGCGGGACTTTCGCCTTTTAAAATACAGGTGCTTGCGCCTATGAAAAGCGGCGTGGCGGGCGTTATTAACCTAAACCGCCAATTGCAAAACCATCTCAATCCCGCCCATCCGTCCAAGCCCGAGATTGCCTACGGCGGCCAGACTTTCAGGGTAGGCGACAAGGTTATGCATATCGCCAATAATTACGAGCTGGAATGGCAAAGATTCCAAGATAACGGGGTAGTCGTTCATGGCGCGGGAGTGTTTAACGGGGACATGGGCATCGTGATATCGGTTAGGCCCTCAGTGGGCGAGCTTACCGTTGAGTTTGAGGACGGACGCCAAGTAACTTACGGCGCGGAAACATTGGAAGAGCTGATGCTGGCTTACGCCATAACCGTCCACAAAAGCCAAGGCTGCGAGTTTGACGCGGCGGTCT is drawn from Clostridiales bacterium and contains these coding sequences:
- a CDS encoding ATP-dependent RecD-like DNA helicase, whose product is MKIEGTVEDIIYRNEENGYTVMVIDHEGDPVTAVGYFPMLSEGEYLCLEGEYRYNSKYGMQFEVKNISSVSPQSKEGITRFLASGLIHGVGEVIASRIVDMFGLKTFDVIENNPEELAKVKGISLEKAQKIAQSYSAVQSMREAVMFLQGYGLSPSLSLKIYREYGNSVKDILLKNPYKLVEDIEGIGFLTADKIAQKIGIKPDSDFRLSAGIIYILKSAAEKNGHTYLPIDELDKSVQDILKINKSQDELYAFYEKLAIEGKLKFYSKPEHKCVALSHLYNIEKNIAQRLLHLIENADDLKIDCSQDIQNYENKKGYKFDTIQKQAISSCLNDGVLIITGGPGTGKTTIISCVLDILRLKGGRFLLLAPTGRAAKRLQEASGQEAMTIHRALQPDFRGQGFLYNENNPLDYEYIIVDEISMVDAYLMNGLLKAIRPGTHLILVGDKDQLPSVGAGNVFADILASGKLPTTHLTQIYRQGETSNIVSNAHLINNGKMPVFDNSPSSDFFFLSANSPEKILSAAIEMVTTRLPAFAGLSPFKIQVLAPMKSGVAGVINLNRQLQNHLNPAHPSKPEIAYGGQTFRVGDKVMHIANNYELEWQRFQDNGVVVHGAGVFNGDMGIVISVRPSVGELTVEFEDGRQVTYGAETLEELMLAYAITVHKSQGCEFDAAVLALAGGSYMINTRNLLYTAVTRAKNYAVLIGQRETIYKMVKNTYTQTRYTMLQEMLREFGEKMEIFL